GGTATTTACATATATCGCATGATGAGCAGCGAAATTTCCCGAGACTTACCagtaaaaatgcaattttcttttgaCGCCCTGGAATCACCGGTTTTCGAGTGCATTCTTGCcttacaaatgttttatgtaaTGTCGTTAGCTTCTGTAGCTGGTATAATCAATGCGTTGCTAGCATCACTGGTAAGTACATaaggattttttataaactttaagaTCTCTTTTCGCGATTTTGTGAAAACACTCTGTAATTGCagatgaagaaaatttttcgtttagTTTAGGTAATGTCAactgttttatatattcacaGGTCATTCACATGGGTGGCCAGGTCGATATCTTGCGGCGAGTTATAACGGAAATACACAGTAGTAATAACGAACTCGGTACATCTATAAACTTACTCAGTGATCTCATTAAAAAACACCAAAAGATTATTAGTTTATCGGACGATATCGAGAATCTATTTTCGTTCATTGCGCTACTACAACTCTTGTGGAATACTTTAATCATCTGCTGCAGTGGTTTCATGATCATATTTGTAAGCGAGACCGATTATTTCGATCTTCTGATCGATAAGTTATCTTCTTTCACAGGCTCTCAGTACCCATAAAGGCGTAATGGTTTTAGCAAagtcgatatttttttacattgcaaAAACATTAGAGGTTTTCGTATTTTGCTACGCAGGGGAATTCTTAAGCTTTAAGGTGAGAGTAAAGGATATTTCGTTAAATATGTATGATTATGTATTTCttcttatttgttttaaagccgcaaataataataaataaattgagtaataaatttttactcaaATGTTAATTCAcgtttaatacaattttttaattaaattctgatAGTAGTATTAAGCTCTTTTCACGCTGAAGTGTTAATTTAGTTATTCTAACTTCTTTCAACTTATAAAGTAGACTTAAgagataaaaatgcaaaaaattctcaattatatggatgttaatataaaaatataacaaaaaatgacattgctcgattaattaattactactgaaagaaaaataactattagaattgttattattattacaatgacATTATGTTGTGCATAATAAATTCTAGTACgttatacataatttgttaACGATTATTAATTGGATAATAAATGACTTAAATGATTTGTTTTATTCACGTATTTTCAATTCGCATCACGCTTTTCAGAGTAAATCGATTAGCGACGCGGTATATGAGTCACATTGGTACAACCTGATGCCGTCCGACACTCGAGTTTTACTGTTCGTAATGTTGAGATCGCAAAAGCGACTGACAATCACCGCGGGGAAAATTTTTGATCTCACTTTG
This genomic stretch from Monomorium pharaonis isolate MP-MQ-018 chromosome 4, ASM1337386v2, whole genome shotgun sequence harbors:
- the LOC118645083 gene encoding odorant receptor 82a-like — encoded protein: MKRAGISRPVEIGLRFIGMWPESAYPNLYLFMYMTMIAVMQYYQYLYVVARFDMTNLTVLTDCLGLALANTLVFFKLSCLAWNRRIFHNILAAMDRDWNECIINDSSIMMAVANQSCRNSIVIIGIPIIAGFFVSIGIYIYRMMSSEISRDLPVKMQFSFDALESPVFECILALQMFYVMSLASVAGIINALLASLVIHMGGQVDILRRVITEIHSSNNELGTSINLLSDLIKKHQKIISLSDDIENLFSFIALLQLLWNTLIICCSGFMIIFALSTHKGVMVLAKSIFFYIAKTLEVFVFCYAGEFLSFKSKSISDAVYESHWYNLMPSDTRVLLFVMLRSQKRLTITAGKIFDLTLEGFMSVMKASASYMSVLHAMY